The following are from one region of the Streptomyces rubrogriseus genome:
- a CDS encoding helix-turn-helix domain-containing protein, with amino-acid sequence MPHPSTPFGEELRKRRLEAGLSLTDLSGLVHYSKAQLSKVERAIKAPSRDLARLCDAALGADGALIALSTPVAVDSPAVSAPGRVEEENWMMQLSPDDPSSFGPVGRREVMNAGVASLMTWRSDGSSPASPAAGAGMLEASHLLFTHYRRLGQAVEPGLLLPVLITQTHTLRELSAQSDSGTRRHLLALGSRYAEYVGWLVQETGNERAALWWTQRAVDLAAAGGDQALAGYALVRRALITLYREDAEQTIALARRAQSGVLPSRIRGLAAQREAQGHALAGDVDACLRALDRARTLLARRDDDADGPVIGSMHLPDSVGMVTGWCLVDLGRPREAGEELDRQLTQVGRDAVRTQVRYGVRRALAYASAGEIDHACALTEPLLDGVTAVRSATVTTDLRRLVRVLGRYPDHPLVRRLAPRLGTLSRPTTPLEESPS; translated from the coding sequence GTGCCACATCCGTCCACCCCGTTCGGCGAAGAACTGAGGAAGCGGCGTCTGGAGGCCGGACTGAGCCTGACGGACCTGTCCGGTCTCGTGCACTACAGCAAGGCGCAGCTCAGCAAGGTCGAACGGGCCATCAAGGCACCCAGCCGTGATCTCGCGCGGCTGTGCGACGCCGCACTCGGTGCGGACGGCGCACTGATCGCTCTGAGCACCCCCGTCGCTGTCGATTCACCTGCCGTGTCGGCGCCAGGCCGGGTCGAGGAGGAGAACTGGATGATGCAGTTGTCACCGGACGACCCGAGTTCCTTCGGGCCCGTGGGCCGGCGCGAGGTGATGAATGCCGGTGTCGCGTCGCTGATGACCTGGAGGTCGGATGGATCGAGTCCGGCGTCCCCGGCCGCCGGCGCCGGCATGCTGGAAGCCTCACACCTGTTGTTCACGCACTACCGCAGACTCGGTCAGGCCGTGGAACCCGGCCTGCTCCTGCCCGTTCTGATCACGCAGACACACACGCTCCGGGAACTGTCGGCGCAGAGCGACAGCGGCACCAGGCGACACCTGCTGGCGCTCGGTTCCCGATACGCCGAGTACGTGGGCTGGCTGGTGCAGGAGACCGGGAACGAGCGTGCGGCGCTGTGGTGGACGCAGCGTGCGGTCGACCTGGCCGCCGCCGGCGGTGATCAGGCACTGGCCGGCTATGCGCTGGTCCGCAGGGCGTTGATCACGCTGTACCGGGAGGACGCCGAGCAGACGATCGCGCTGGCCCGCCGAGCGCAGAGCGGCGTGCTGCCATCACGGATCCGCGGTCTCGCCGCACAGCGCGAAGCGCAGGGTCATGCGCTCGCCGGTGATGTCGACGCCTGTCTCCGTGCCCTGGACCGGGCTCGTACTCTGCTCGCCCGCCGGGACGACGACGCCGACGGTCCGGTGATCGGCTCCATGCATCTTCCAGATTCGGTCGGCATGGTCACCGGCTGGTGCCTCGTCGATCTCGGGCGACCGCGCGAAGCGGGCGAGGAACTGGATCGGCAGCTCACTCAGGTCGGCCGCGACGCGGTGCGTACGCAGGTGCGGTACGGCGTACGCCGCGCGCTCGCTTATGCCTCCGCCGGCGAGATCGACCACGCGTGCGCGCTGACGGAGCCACTGCTCGACGGCGTGACGGCGGTCCGCTCGGCAACCGTCACGACCGATCTCCGGCGGCTTGTCCGGGTGTTGGGCCGCTACCCGGACCACCCTCTGGTACGCCGACTTGCACCGCGGCTCGGCACCTTGTCCCGCCCGACCACCCCTCTTGAGGAGTCACCGTCATGA
- a CDS encoding toll/interleukin-1 receptor domain-containing protein: protein MSEIFINYRTGDGEKTAALLRQGLSHRFGPGHAFHASQSIVPGESWPERLLTAVRRSSVLLAVIGPDWTNFRTRLDDPEDWVRKEIEEAFRCEVPVVPVLDGRKTSRLSRTDLPPALRRLADLQSIAFDSGDTDVCVARVGDLMAELIPGLDDGSGTEAGTPAPGSVTNSIGTVNGTAVQSRDFTGDVGTVVKGAHGPVHTGNGNIYSHSRHVSGDRHFSGDGMTYFEGDHLGAIQHRFGERDGHEDKDR, encoded by the coding sequence ATGAGCGAGATCTTCATCAACTACCGTACCGGGGACGGAGAGAAGACAGCAGCCCTGCTCCGCCAGGGGCTGTCGCACCGCTTCGGCCCGGGACACGCGTTTCACGCGTCACAGTCCATCGTCCCCGGTGAGAGCTGGCCCGAACGGTTACTGACCGCTGTACGGCGCAGTTCCGTACTTCTGGCCGTCATCGGACCGGACTGGACGAACTTCCGTACCCGGCTGGATGATCCAGAGGACTGGGTGCGCAAGGAGATCGAGGAGGCCTTCCGGTGTGAGGTCCCAGTGGTCCCCGTTCTGGACGGGCGCAAAACCAGCCGACTGAGCAGGACCGATCTTCCGCCCGCGTTACGACGGCTGGCCGATCTCCAGTCCATCGCGTTCGACTCCGGTGACACAGACGTGTGTGTCGCGCGCGTCGGTGATCTGATGGCCGAGCTGATTCCCGGCCTCGACGACGGGTCAGGGACCGAGGCGGGGACGCCCGCGCCGGGCAGTGTGACCAATTCCATCGGGACTGTGAACGGTACGGCCGTACAGAGCCGTGACTTCACCGGTGACGTCGGCACGGTCGTCAAGGGCGCCCACGGTCCCGTCCACACCGGGAACGGCAACATCTACTCGCATTCACGCCATGTCTCGGGCGACCGTCACTTCTCGGGTGACGGAATGACGTACTTCGAGGGCGACCACCTCGGCGCCATCCAGCACCGGTTCGGTGAACGGGACGGTCACGAGGACAAGGACCGGTGA
- a CDS encoding pPIWI_RE module domain-containing protein has translation MYHHIRIAAYEPDPLHGPWREEMKVLRLGEDLHAELTGMHAEADKNSVHPHRLPVRRLNSLLQAMAPGVIATGRNAGTDGRLPWLYAREAVPPDVLAPVVGAWAAGMHREDDDSESADLEERLRSDDPAETVRLPHWETEPVDLAESVLSAGGTAEPAARLYSLLPEWIAFRLAARTFRTGGTTLHFRVESSGDGARLVSWPPQRYERRRQTWYYSACLTVTVHTVPFAPRFRVHVSTQVRRWATRLDVRPHQLGGTTVLLDAPLPWPEGPDRGHRLMVNTLGYDRRSKELAWRRHSPAPLVPELDIVRNYPRPEALFSDPERWINGSGDVAAGIVYHPSIGPHEVGPGLMPQERADLDAWVEEGLRPLLTRVPDLTRVSRSNTPSLLPRSAAGRVPGVRDAQLALQRWAALTRALNGRPLEIDVFWQSPETRAALLAELPKLIGLPAGQQVPSADGVTWQWQCEGVDIRVRARPAGPLADALPTTRARGRLRAVRLAEAIEGRCGLVADRADPLLGGVGVVITEIAGKERFAAVPDSDPKHALRIAWARQGRLTQFVNTPDDTDSALEHRARWTWLDALRQLGAISPPAHRVGAGIPGDLQYAALWLVRHTKKGPTRCPVHRLVAVRVRPADGPGAIEGWDAERAEWVPYPKLLLLLSQAREPAASGGKETGTGKLVDDSAAPGGSRPAARPGVEQDRQRETERQIRALLFQLRDRPTLLLADAGNLRLSWPGLRNGALDRDTLGFGAEPAQRHTLYGHDLRVLLVRDANARGEVAEWYAHDTEDGVGFAEGVWGTADTEGRVFASTASKPHTVAKLPKGLMKLAPTAQGRTAPGKTAWNPGQLEITVLGCLSEKALTDSGRAGDPPDRPAEWATLAHQLRYHDDYPPLARPLPLHWARLAGEYVLPVAGTK, from the coding sequence GTGTACCACCACATTCGCATCGCGGCCTACGAACCCGACCCGCTCCACGGACCCTGGCGGGAGGAGATGAAAGTGCTGCGGCTCGGCGAGGACCTGCACGCCGAACTCACCGGGATGCATGCCGAGGCGGACAAGAACTCCGTCCACCCCCACCGGCTCCCCGTGCGCAGGCTCAACTCCCTGCTCCAGGCGATGGCGCCAGGCGTCATCGCGACCGGCCGCAACGCCGGGACGGATGGCCGTCTGCCATGGCTCTACGCGCGGGAAGCCGTCCCGCCGGACGTGCTGGCCCCGGTGGTAGGAGCTTGGGCGGCGGGCATGCACCGGGAGGACGACGACTCGGAGAGCGCCGATCTCGAGGAGAGGCTCCGCTCCGATGACCCGGCCGAAACGGTACGTCTGCCCCACTGGGAGACGGAACCGGTCGACCTCGCCGAGAGCGTGCTCTCGGCGGGCGGAACCGCCGAACCCGCCGCCCGGCTCTACAGCCTGCTGCCCGAGTGGATCGCCTTCCGGCTGGCCGCCCGGACGTTCCGCACGGGCGGCACCACACTCCACTTCCGCGTCGAGAGCTCGGGTGACGGCGCGCGTCTTGTCTCCTGGCCGCCTCAGCGATACGAGCGCCGACGGCAGACCTGGTACTACTCGGCCTGCCTCACCGTCACCGTCCACACCGTGCCGTTCGCCCCGCGGTTCCGCGTCCATGTGTCCACCCAGGTACGCCGGTGGGCCACTCGACTGGACGTGCGCCCACACCAGCTCGGCGGTACGACCGTCCTGCTCGACGCTCCACTGCCGTGGCCGGAAGGGCCGGACCGGGGCCACCGGCTGATGGTGAACACGCTGGGCTACGACCGGCGGTCGAAGGAACTGGCCTGGCGCCGGCACAGCCCCGCACCGCTCGTGCCCGAGCTGGACATCGTGCGCAACTACCCCCGGCCCGAAGCGCTCTTCTCCGACCCCGAACGCTGGATCAACGGGTCGGGGGACGTGGCCGCCGGCATCGTCTACCACCCGTCGATCGGCCCGCACGAGGTCGGACCCGGGCTGATGCCACAGGAGCGGGCGGATCTGGACGCCTGGGTCGAGGAAGGGCTGCGCCCCCTGCTGACCCGGGTCCCCGACCTCACGCGCGTCTCCCGGAGCAACACACCGTCCCTGCTGCCCCGTTCGGCTGCCGGACGCGTCCCGGGCGTCCGCGACGCCCAGCTGGCTCTGCAACGGTGGGCGGCGCTGACACGCGCACTGAACGGCCGTCCCCTGGAGATCGACGTCTTCTGGCAGTCCCCAGAAACCCGTGCTGCGCTGCTCGCCGAGCTGCCCAAGCTCATTGGTCTTCCCGCCGGGCAGCAAGTGCCGTCGGCCGACGGGGTGACCTGGCAGTGGCAGTGCGAGGGGGTCGACATCCGCGTCCGGGCCCGGCCCGCGGGACCCTTGGCCGACGCCCTGCCGACCACCCGAGCCCGCGGGCGCCTCAGGGCCGTCCGGCTGGCCGAGGCCATCGAAGGGCGCTGCGGGCTCGTGGCGGACCGGGCGGACCCGCTCCTCGGCGGGGTCGGAGTCGTGATCACGGAGATCGCCGGCAAGGAGCGCTTCGCTGCCGTCCCGGACTCGGACCCCAAGCATGCGCTGCGCATCGCCTGGGCACGACAGGGACGGCTGACCCAGTTCGTGAACACGCCCGACGACACCGACAGCGCTCTCGAACACCGGGCCAGGTGGACCTGGCTGGACGCCCTCCGCCAGCTGGGCGCGATCAGCCCGCCCGCCCATAGGGTGGGAGCAGGCATTCCGGGCGACCTTCAGTACGCGGCGCTCTGGCTCGTACGCCACACCAAGAAGGGGCCCACGCGATGCCCTGTCCACCGGCTGGTGGCGGTGCGGGTGCGCCCCGCGGACGGGCCGGGCGCCATCGAGGGGTGGGACGCAGAACGAGCCGAATGGGTGCCGTACCCGAAGCTGTTGCTGCTGCTCTCCCAGGCACGGGAACCGGCGGCGAGCGGCGGGAAGGAGACCGGCACGGGGAAGCTCGTCGATGACTCGGCAGCCCCGGGAGGATCCCGGCCCGCTGCTCGTCCGGGCGTGGAGCAGGACAGGCAGCGGGAGACCGAGCGGCAGATCCGGGCACTGCTCTTCCAGCTCCGCGACCGCCCGACGCTGCTGCTGGCGGACGCCGGCAATCTGCGCCTGAGCTGGCCTGGCCTGCGCAACGGTGCACTGGACCGCGACACGCTCGGCTTTGGGGCCGAACCCGCCCAGCGGCACACGCTCTACGGCCACGACCTGCGGGTGCTGCTAGTACGGGACGCCAACGCCCGGGGTGAAGTGGCGGAGTGGTACGCCCACGACACCGAGGACGGGGTCGGCTTCGCCGAGGGTGTGTGGGGGACGGCGGATACGGAGGGCCGTGTCTTCGCGAGTACGGCCTCGAAGCCGCACACGGTGGCGAAACTGCCGAAGGGGCTCATGAAGCTGGCGCCCACGGCACAGGGCCGGACAGCGCCCGGGAAGACCGCGTGGAACCCCGGGCAACTGGAGATCACCGTGCTCGGCTGTCTGTCGGAGAAGGCGCTGACGGACTCGGGGCGTGCGGGTGACCCGCCCGACCGGCCGGCGGAGTGGGCGACGCTCGCGCACCAGCTGCGTTACCACGACGACTACCCGCCGCTCGCCCGGCCTCTCCCGCTGCACTGGGCGCGTCTCGCCGGTGAATACGTGCTTCCGGTGGCCGGAACGAAGTAA
- a CDS encoding pPIWI_RE_Z domain-containing protein codes for MRSISPPLTDVFNALKAFLGSSVPQPALEALCQVELGLYLQQKMMPGSPAGSAWVLFSGYGFAEAHRAPLPSDAAKTLRIARYSLWTLRRSRTWHEALDTYQRFDPRVRAYDVPDAETPAARRDLSVADDRFSVYEQLLRAAPPLAGKRLQVAGQGPHAFPVSRTLAVVDLPPVPRIPLVAHDMDLEPAGGGEPLIFTRESLERTAAEMDAQHARSGKGRAPRWLERLRSFDLSTKENGTFHKAKKDEDFAFTVDGIQHLLGIIGAGKSTLRDIIAVHLAKLGKRTTIVVTDVAEVLKLVRLYDLYTDGAAAPVLGSSGRERHAQRLHRRLAGRGEHRLLAHDDPAFAYLGTSCLLNVRRQGATSTTEPLAYGEAPCSRLRPPSALRRDPSDGRHSALQKRLTSCPYWSACPRHHGARTLVGALIWVATPAGLIDSSPPRPQNGERIRFLELACRRSDLVIIDEADRVQMQLDRTFAPAVVLASDEDKGLIDQLSRHKIRELAAGGRTQLSERDVETFAAALNTAGAATDRLYAMLVAGFELRKWVRTGYFSAWTLQLGLLDERYELPDDSGRDHPHHAPRQALGKLLDAFRDNPFGDRHRRTEEDFSRLTALLTELLHTGNPENTRRRLTEVMEEVFAIDPKYMAARQRKYQDTYDEWRREAEEQEKKRGRRRKPKPPPQTPEEWRKQLAERFEFTLLLSALEPRLAMINAMWPRVEAALSLGFNTMYRRPLDYGPMVPEAPMGNVLGFQFRVPGEDKGGVRSGELTFFRCSGVGRELLRAIPDLTSVDGRPGAHLLLMSGSSWAGASSRYHVCVPVGVVIEPPAEVTERIANESSMRFEFIDDGDENLRISGTYPDDRPEKLRRIACHLGEGGDEYEVTEGGPLQQELLSLPPGRDQILLLVGSYAEARVVADTLHNLNVRWRNKVLCLVSDDEEITAEDEAPSAYHARSLRRGDVERLKDLEADILVAPLLALERGHNILNEDDEAAIGTVYFLARPHPHPEDLHLAVHAVNDWVVRAVTDGDFATLVQGKPTVEEGAEEFRRLARSYWYQVLARSMAWSRLDDDVREQVTWDMLVLLWQVIGRLVRGGVPARVVFVDAAFAPNRGAVPVRPDTPESSLLHSVLAVLDPYFDGGTTTAEEQFIVRALYAPLRSMLTRLLAAVPAHP; via the coding sequence ATGCGTAGCATCAGCCCGCCCTTGACCGACGTGTTCAACGCGCTCAAAGCATTTCTGGGGTCCTCCGTGCCCCAGCCCGCGCTGGAAGCCCTCTGCCAGGTCGAACTCGGCCTGTACCTCCAGCAGAAGATGATGCCGGGCAGCCCCGCGGGCAGCGCCTGGGTGCTGTTCAGCGGGTACGGGTTCGCCGAGGCGCACCGGGCGCCGCTGCCATCCGATGCGGCGAAAACCCTGCGTATCGCCAGGTACTCGCTGTGGACGCTGCGCCGGAGCCGTACCTGGCACGAGGCGCTGGACACCTACCAGAGGTTCGATCCCCGGGTGCGCGCCTACGACGTACCGGACGCCGAGACACCCGCTGCCCGCCGCGACCTCTCCGTCGCCGACGACCGCTTCTCCGTCTACGAACAACTGCTGCGTGCCGCACCGCCGCTGGCGGGCAAGCGCCTGCAGGTCGCGGGCCAGGGTCCGCACGCCTTCCCCGTCAGTCGCACCCTGGCCGTCGTCGACCTGCCGCCGGTCCCCCGCATCCCCCTCGTCGCCCACGACATGGACCTGGAACCGGCCGGCGGCGGTGAGCCCCTGATCTTCACCAGGGAGAGCCTGGAGCGCACGGCGGCGGAGATGGACGCCCAGCACGCTCGCTCCGGCAAGGGCCGGGCACCACGGTGGCTGGAGCGGCTACGGTCGTTCGACCTGTCCACCAAGGAGAACGGAACCTTCCACAAGGCGAAGAAGGACGAGGACTTCGCCTTCACGGTCGACGGCATCCAGCACCTGCTCGGCATCATCGGCGCCGGCAAGAGCACACTGCGCGACATCATCGCCGTCCATCTCGCCAAGCTGGGCAAGCGCACCACCATCGTCGTCACCGATGTCGCGGAGGTGCTGAAGCTCGTCCGGCTGTACGACCTCTACACCGACGGCGCCGCCGCACCCGTGCTCGGCTCCTCCGGCCGCGAGCGGCACGCCCAGCGGCTGCACCGCCGGCTGGCGGGCCGGGGAGAGCACCGACTGCTCGCCCACGACGACCCTGCCTTCGCCTACCTCGGTACGTCCTGCCTGCTCAACGTCAGACGGCAGGGCGCCACGTCGACGACCGAACCACTCGCCTACGGCGAGGCACCCTGCTCCCGGCTCCGGCCCCCGTCGGCCCTGCGGCGTGACCCGAGCGACGGACGGCACTCCGCGTTGCAGAAGAGGCTGACGAGCTGCCCGTACTGGTCCGCCTGTCCCCGTCACCACGGAGCTCGCACCCTGGTCGGCGCCCTGATCTGGGTGGCCACGCCGGCTGGGCTGATCGACTCCTCGCCGCCCCGCCCTCAGAACGGCGAGCGCATCCGCTTCCTGGAACTCGCCTGCCGCCGCAGTGACCTCGTGATCATCGACGAGGCCGACCGTGTCCAGATGCAGCTCGACCGGACTTTCGCACCCGCCGTGGTCCTCGCCAGCGACGAGGACAAGGGCCTCATCGACCAGTTGAGCCGGCACAAGATCCGGGAACTCGCGGCCGGCGGACGCACCCAGCTCTCCGAACGGGACGTCGAGACCTTCGCCGCCGCCCTCAACACCGCAGGCGCGGCCACCGACCGGTTGTACGCGATGCTCGTCGCCGGGTTCGAGCTGCGCAAGTGGGTGCGGACGGGCTACTTCAGCGCCTGGACGCTCCAGCTGGGGCTTCTCGACGAACGCTACGAACTCCCCGACGACAGCGGTCGGGACCACCCTCATCACGCCCCCCGACAAGCTCTCGGGAAACTGCTCGACGCGTTCCGGGACAACCCCTTCGGTGACCGTCACCGTAGGACGGAAGAGGACTTCAGCCGGCTGACCGCCCTCCTCACCGAACTGCTCCACACCGGCAACCCGGAGAACACCCGGCGCCGCCTCACCGAGGTCATGGAAGAGGTCTTCGCCATCGACCCGAAGTACATGGCTGCCCGGCAGCGGAAGTACCAAGACACGTACGACGAGTGGCGGCGCGAGGCGGAGGAACAGGAGAAGAAGCGCGGACGCCGCAGGAAGCCCAAGCCTCCGCCCCAGACTCCCGAGGAATGGCGGAAGCAACTCGCGGAGCGCTTCGAGTTCACACTGTTGCTCAGCGCCCTGGAACCACGGCTCGCCATGATCAACGCCATGTGGCCCCGCGTCGAGGCCGCCCTCAGCCTGGGCTTCAACACGATGTACCGCCGACCGCTCGACTACGGCCCGATGGTGCCCGAGGCCCCGATGGGCAATGTGCTCGGCTTCCAGTTCCGGGTCCCGGGTGAGGACAAGGGCGGAGTCCGCAGTGGCGAACTGACCTTCTTCCGGTGCAGCGGCGTCGGACGTGAGCTGCTGCGCGCCATCCCCGACCTCACCTCCGTCGACGGCAGGCCCGGTGCCCACTTGCTGCTCATGTCGGGCAGCAGCTGGGCGGGCGCGTCCAGCCGCTACCACGTCTGCGTCCCGGTCGGTGTGGTCATCGAACCTCCGGCCGAGGTGACCGAACGCATCGCCAACGAGAGCTCCATGCGCTTCGAGTTCATCGACGACGGCGACGAGAACCTGCGCATCTCGGGAACCTATCCGGACGACCGCCCGGAGAAGCTGCGCCGCATCGCGTGCCATCTAGGTGAGGGCGGAGACGAGTACGAGGTCACTGAAGGTGGTCCGCTCCAGCAGGAGTTGCTCTCTCTTCCTCCAGGGCGCGACCAGATCCTTCTGCTGGTCGGCAGCTATGCCGAGGCCCGTGTGGTGGCCGACACACTTCACAACCTCAACGTCCGCTGGCGCAACAAAGTGCTGTGCCTGGTGTCGGACGATGAGGAGATCACCGCGGAGGACGAGGCGCCGTCCGCCTACCACGCCCGATCACTGCGCCGGGGCGACGTCGAGCGCCTGAAGGACCTCGAGGCGGACATCCTGGTGGCGCCCCTGCTCGCGCTGGAACGCGGCCACAACATCCTCAACGAGGACGACGAGGCGGCCATCGGCACGGTCTACTTCCTGGCACGGCCCCATCCGCACCCAGAGGACCTCCACCTGGCCGTCCATGCCGTCAACGACTGGGTCGTCCGCGCTGTCACCGACGGTGACTTCGCCACCCTGGTACAGGGAAAGCCCACCGTCGAGGAAGGAGCGGAGGAGTTCCGCCGCCTCGCCCGTTCGTACTGGTACCAGGTACTCGCCCGTTCGATGGCGTGGAGCCGTCTCGACGACGACGTACGGGAACAGGTCACCTGGGACATGCTGGTCCTGTTGTGGCAGGTGATCGGGCGACTGGTACGCGGTGGCGTACCGGCCCGGGTGGTCTTCGTCGACGCCGCCTTCGCCCCCAACCGCGGCGCCGTACCGGTGCGGCCCGACACCCCCGAATCCAGTCTGCTGCACAGCGTCCTCGCCGTCCTGGACCCGTATTTCGACGGCGGCACGACGACCGCGGAGGAGCAGTTCATCGTCCGCGCCCTGTACGCGCCACTGCGCAGCATGCTCACCCGCCTGCTTGCCGCCGTACCCGCCCACCCGTAA
- a CDS encoding pPIWI_RE_Y domain-containing protein — protein sequence MGSDLFGELARMVVALSEVQGLRSFTLPYPAVAQRALDHTVMRCLDAGEVPPRSLPELWEWCRTRPSDDPLLAVPSALVSPGTTLVHRVGRMPTRSCLEVASHGPDGGVAGHARALLGDLHARSGSEERYRQCRAFLARHPVVHQQDRFAPGWNRAVWSRVKSIYGPLPEFLLVDGDFLYCPSCRLPALPRDSAVPVPGPSGSGAEVWCEGEDCPRDAPPRLIREPDQAWILQRSLRWYLVLPHRTDEAAREALERAGVAYETLPGLLPAYRLRDTSPRIVDIQVYDRLQPALLAAHLTDHTPLADRTLVVVPDALAGRDGYRQAFTDALPALLRDRLVLTTPMDLVPDLGQDRREENDDA from the coding sequence GTGGGCAGCGACCTCTTCGGCGAACTCGCCCGCATGGTGGTGGCTCTCTCGGAGGTCCAGGGGCTGCGCTCCTTCACCCTGCCCTATCCCGCCGTCGCCCAGCGGGCGCTGGATCATACGGTGATGCGCTGCCTCGATGCGGGGGAGGTGCCGCCGAGGAGTCTTCCGGAACTGTGGGAGTGGTGCCGGACCAGGCCGTCCGACGACCCACTCCTCGCGGTCCCCTCCGCCCTGGTCTCGCCGGGCACCACGCTGGTGCACCGGGTCGGCCGGATGCCGACCCGGTCGTGTCTCGAGGTGGCCTCGCACGGACCGGACGGAGGCGTGGCGGGACACGCCCGTGCGCTCCTCGGGGACCTGCACGCGCGGAGCGGATCGGAGGAGCGCTACCGGCAGTGCCGGGCGTTCCTGGCCCGTCACCCGGTCGTCCACCAGCAGGACCGCTTCGCGCCGGGTTGGAACAGGGCGGTCTGGAGCCGGGTCAAGAGCATCTACGGTCCGTTGCCCGAGTTCCTGCTCGTCGACGGAGACTTCCTGTACTGCCCCTCGTGCAGGCTCCCCGCGCTGCCCCGGGACAGTGCCGTGCCCGTGCCCGGACCGTCCGGCTCCGGCGCGGAAGTCTGGTGCGAGGGGGAGGACTGCCCGCGCGACGCCCCTCCGCGGCTCATCCGTGAGCCGGACCAAGCGTGGATCCTGCAACGCTCGCTGCGGTGGTACCTCGTACTGCCGCACCGCACCGACGAAGCCGCGCGGGAGGCACTGGAGCGCGCCGGAGTCGCCTACGAGACCCTGCCCGGTCTTCTGCCCGCCTACCGGCTCAGGGACACCAGCCCCCGCATCGTGGACATCCAGGTGTACGACCGCCTGCAGCCGGCGCTCCTCGCAGCCCATCTCACCGACCACACACCCCTCGCGGACCGCACCCTCGTCGTGGTCCCCGACGCGCTCGCCGGACGGGACGGCTACCGGCAGGCATTCACCGACGCCCTTCCCGCGCTCCTGCGGGACCGGCTGGTGCTCACCACCCCCATGGACCTCGTGCCCGACCTGGGACAGGACCGGCGAGAGGAGAACGACGATGCGTAG
- a CDS encoding PD-(D/E)XK nuclease family protein gives MRTWSEHGVKMYEAAFPLDPDRPLHEVPEPWTYRYRPSDPDPRDAQEYRLTVWGRCLASPDGAYRELRLPVHRLRDLPPDGFTAAVALVLAEGAPGPPPEHVRIVEFAIFDGRTRELFAGSREEARARYREHGPAALAGVLDGREYRPGSACGGCPYLSVCPALRTAPGLLGIEAHDRPRRTWSVTNGRAYRACPARDHMRRLHLPTADSVEREVTAERGRALHAYLAERHAHGSPRPCTVEVPEEWVPEGFDLPAHERALGALLLRRHAAVCPLRYVGDGTDVRTEPRVVRHDTAADVVVLAAPDLLYRDAGSWVWRETKTSVTDRRSGRPLLERYPQLALAVVLIARGDLGGDPFRARVELEVLRPGGADLEIIDPFAPANRVTAEKVLRAMVADWHGDDQYAARPGRSCERCEVARWCTASSVSEAPA, from the coding sequence ATGCGGACCTGGTCGGAGCACGGGGTGAAGATGTACGAGGCGGCCTTCCCCCTCGACCCGGATCGCCCCCTGCACGAGGTGCCCGAGCCGTGGACGTACCGCTACCGGCCGTCCGATCCCGACCCGCGCGACGCCCAGGAGTACCGCCTCACCGTGTGGGGCCGCTGCCTGGCCTCCCCCGACGGTGCCTACCGCGAGCTTCGTCTGCCTGTGCACCGCCTGCGGGACCTGCCGCCCGACGGGTTCACCGCGGCCGTCGCCCTGGTGCTGGCCGAGGGCGCCCCCGGACCACCGCCGGAGCACGTACGGATCGTGGAGTTCGCGATCTTCGACGGTCGTACGCGGGAACTCTTCGCGGGCAGCCGGGAGGAGGCGCGCGCCCGGTACCGCGAACACGGCCCCGCCGCCCTGGCCGGCGTACTGGACGGACGGGAGTACCGCCCGGGGTCCGCCTGTGGCGGATGCCCCTACCTGTCGGTGTGCCCGGCCCTGCGCACAGCGCCCGGACTGCTGGGCATCGAGGCGCACGACCGGCCCCGCCGCACCTGGTCGGTCACCAACGGGCGGGCTTACCGAGCCTGCCCGGCGCGTGACCACATGCGCCGGCTGCACCTGCCCACGGCGGATTCCGTCGAACGCGAGGTGACGGCCGAGCGCGGCCGGGCCCTGCACGCCTACCTCGCCGAACGGCACGCCCACGGATCGCCTCGGCCCTGCACGGTCGAGGTTCCCGAGGAGTGGGTACCGGAAGGATTCGACCTGCCCGCACACGAACGCGCACTCGGCGCCCTGCTGTTGCGGCGGCATGCCGCGGTCTGTCCGCTGCGGTACGTCGGGGACGGTACGGATGTGCGGACCGAGCCCCGGGTGGTGCGGCACGACACAGCCGCCGACGTGGTGGTCCTGGCCGCGCCAGACCTGCTCTACCGGGATGCCGGGTCATGGGTGTGGCGCGAGACCAAGACGTCCGTCACCGATCGGCGGTCCGGCCGCCCCCTGCTGGAGCGCTATCCGCAGTTGGCCTTGGCCGTCGTGCTGATCGCCCGCGGTGACCTGGGCGGTGATCCGTTCCGCGCCCGGGTCGAGCTGGAGGTGCTGCGCCCCGGCGGCGCCGACCTGGAGATCATCGATCCCTTCGCCCCGGCCAATCGGGTCACCGCCGAGAAGGTACTGCGGGCGATGGTGGCCGACTGGCACGGGGACGACCAGTACGCGGCCCGGCCCGGACGCTCCTGCGAGCGGTGTGAAGTGGCTCGCTGGTGCACGGCGTCGTCCGTCAGCGAGGCCCCGGCATGA